The Aquipuribacter sp. SD81 genome contains a region encoding:
- a CDS encoding MDR family MFS transporter — translation MTSPTTSPAPTLSQRQIYAIFGGLIAGMFLAALDQTIVATAIRTIADDLQGLSLQAWSTAAYLITATITTPLYGKLSDLYGRKPLFLTAISVFMAGSLLCSFANSMVELALFRAVQGLGAGGLFSLALAIVGDIVPPRERARYQGFFLAVFGTASVLGPVVGGFFAGADSLLGITGWRWVFLINVPIGAIALAVVVRVLHIPHRRRPHRIDWPGALLLALGVVPLLLLAEQGRVWGWTSAASLSLAAVGVLGIAGFLWAERRMGDDALLPLRLFRIPTFTFGSLSGLVIGMAMFGGLASLPLYLQIVKGQSPTVAGLSLLPLTLGIMAGSITSGQLISRTGRYKVFPVVGASLLVVAFVLLAQVESTTPLWQTSLVMVLFGLGLGGNMQPIVLAVQNAVPATDIGVATSSATFFRQMGGTLGTAVFLSILFGTVGDRIAARFAGLLPDPAFQAVLQDPQVQADPANAAVLQQLADAQAAAAAGGTPDVAGTGVLDDSSFISALDPALAAPFQAGFADAMQLLCWVAAAVTVVALVVVSLMPEVPLRQQSALEEREAAARATAGPGSAEAEEREAATVPAVGPTVAPAPAPADVVTGGTAGPGEPGRSPEGARHV, via the coding sequence GTGACCTCCCCCACCACGAGCCCCGCGCCCACGCTCAGCCAGCGGCAGATCTACGCGATCTTCGGCGGCCTCATCGCGGGCATGTTCCTCGCCGCGCTCGACCAGACCATCGTCGCGACGGCCATCCGCACCATCGCCGACGACCTGCAGGGTCTGTCGCTGCAGGCCTGGTCGACGGCGGCGTACCTCATCACCGCGACCATCACGACGCCGCTGTACGGCAAGCTCAGCGACCTCTACGGCCGCAAGCCGCTGTTCCTCACCGCGATCAGCGTCTTCATGGCCGGTTCCCTGCTGTGCTCCTTCGCGAACTCGATGGTGGAGCTCGCGCTCTTCCGCGCCGTCCAGGGGCTCGGCGCCGGCGGCCTGTTCTCCCTCGCGCTCGCGATCGTCGGCGACATCGTCCCGCCGCGTGAGCGCGCCCGGTACCAGGGCTTCTTCCTCGCGGTGTTCGGCACCGCGAGCGTGCTCGGGCCCGTCGTCGGCGGCTTCTTCGCCGGCGCGGACAGCCTCCTCGGCATCACCGGATGGCGCTGGGTGTTCCTCATCAACGTGCCGATCGGCGCGATCGCGCTCGCCGTCGTGGTCCGGGTCCTCCACATCCCCCACCGCCGTCGCCCGCACCGCATCGACTGGCCCGGCGCGCTGCTGCTCGCCCTGGGCGTCGTGCCGCTGCTCCTGCTGGCCGAGCAGGGCCGGGTGTGGGGCTGGACGTCGGCCGCGTCGCTGTCCCTCGCGGCCGTCGGCGTGCTCGGCATCGCAGGCTTCCTGTGGGCGGAGCGGCGGATGGGCGACGACGCGCTCCTGCCGCTGCGGCTCTTCCGCATCCCGACCTTCACCTTCGGCTCGCTGTCGGGCCTCGTCATCGGCATGGCGATGTTCGGTGGGCTCGCGTCGCTGCCGCTCTACCTGCAGATCGTCAAGGGTCAGAGCCCGACGGTCGCGGGCCTGTCGCTGCTCCCGCTCACCCTCGGGATCATGGCCGGCTCGATCACGTCCGGGCAGCTCATCTCCCGCACCGGGCGGTACAAGGTCTTCCCCGTCGTGGGCGCGTCGCTGCTCGTCGTCGCCTTCGTGCTGCTCGCCCAGGTGGAGTCCACGACGCCGCTGTGGCAGACGTCGCTCGTCATGGTGCTGTTCGGCCTCGGCCTCGGCGGCAACATGCAGCCGATCGTGCTGGCGGTGCAGAACGCCGTCCCGGCGACCGACATCGGCGTCGCGACGAGCTCGGCGACGTTCTTCCGGCAGATGGGCGGCACCCTCGGCACCGCGGTCTTCCTCTCGATCCTCTTCGGAACGGTCGGGGACCGGATCGCCGCGCGCTTCGCCGGCCTGCTGCCCGACCCCGCCTTCCAGGCGGTCCTGCAGGACCCGCAGGTGCAGGCCGACCCGGCGAACGCCGCCGTCCTCCAGCAGCTCGCGGACGCGCAGGCGGCCGCCGCGGCCGGCGGCACGCCCGACGTGGCCGGGACCGGGGTGCTCGACGACTCCTCGTTCATCAGCGCGCTCGACCCGGCGCTGGCCGCGCCCTTCCAGGCCGGCTTCGCCGACGCCATGCAGCTGCTGTGCTGGGTCGCCGCCGCCGTCACCGTCGTCGCGCTCGTGGTCGTGAGCCTCATGCCCGAGGTGCCGCTCCGGCAGCAGTCGGCGCTGGAGGAGCGCGAGGCCGCGGCCCGGGCGACCGCCGGTCCCGGGTCCGCCGAGGCCGAGGAGCGCGAGGCCGCGACGGTGCCCGCCGTCGGGCCGACCGTCGCCCCCGCGCCGGCGCCGGCCGACGTGGTCACCGGCGGGACGGCCGGCCCGGGCGAGCCGGGTCGCTCACCGGAGGGGGCGCGCCACGTCTGA
- a CDS encoding LVIVD repeat-containing protein, whose translation MALSPSRRRRAVAGLSLLAGAALTLTLLPSAQASVAEPDPREGLGAGLYDAETVTEGIDLLSTQPKPDGVNGTNSDLAFSGDYVYSGNYNGVNIYDVSDPAAPVLATSVFCPGNQNDISVYGDLLILSVEATSGRVGCASAAELPGGSANPQNVFRGIRVFDISDRTNPVNIAEVQTCKGSHTHTIVGEKDGDLYVYGSGTAGVRSTAELGRCSGASSLLDPDTANFAIDVIRIPLDDPASAEWVDNARIFSTCGSSACEADHASGALNSFPLSNPQPLVAEGLQAPGGQSASQVVTCHDLTSYPAKGLTAGACQGAGLLLDTSDPENPVRVDAVVDPNFAYWHSATFNNAGDKVIFTDEWGGGGAARCTPTSNVSILGGVVDTPTNWGANAIFDIEGTDEAPDMALKSYYKIPNVQSAAENCVAHNGSLVPVPGRDIMVQAWYQGGTSVFDFTDSANPVEIAFIDRGPVDASRLVSGGYWSSYWYNGAVFGNEIARGFDSMALTETDALNAVELAAAASVVEDETNVQNQQEIVWPASFTTVRAWQSAVERQGLLDDELSDKITATVDRAERFSTGPQAAKAKANSIRDLRRLGGLVGDSDVEAGLADAIEELADTL comes from the coding sequence ATGGCCCTGTCCCCCTCCCGCAGACGGCGTGCCGTCGCCGGCCTCTCGCTCCTGGCCGGAGCCGCCCTCACCCTCACGCTGCTCCCCAGCGCGCAGGCCTCCGTGGCCGAGCCCGACCCCCGCGAGGGGCTCGGCGCCGGTCTGTACGACGCCGAGACGGTCACGGAGGGCATCGACCTGCTCTCCACGCAGCCCAAGCCCGACGGCGTCAACGGCACGAACAGCGACCTCGCGTTCTCCGGCGACTACGTCTACAGCGGCAACTACAACGGCGTGAACATCTACGACGTCTCCGACCCGGCCGCGCCGGTGCTCGCGACGTCGGTGTTCTGCCCGGGCAACCAGAACGACATCTCCGTCTACGGCGACCTGCTGATCCTGTCGGTCGAGGCGACGTCCGGCCGCGTCGGCTGCGCCTCCGCGGCGGAGCTGCCCGGCGGCTCGGCCAACCCGCAGAACGTGTTCCGCGGCATCCGGGTCTTCGACATCTCCGACCGCACCAACCCCGTCAACATCGCCGAGGTGCAGACCTGCAAGGGCTCGCACACGCACACGATCGTGGGCGAGAAGGACGGCGACCTCTACGTGTACGGCTCGGGCACCGCGGGCGTCCGCAGCACCGCCGAGCTCGGCCGCTGCTCCGGCGCCAGCTCGCTGCTCGACCCGGACACGGCGAACTTCGCCATCGACGTCATCCGGATCCCGCTCGACGACCCGGCGTCGGCCGAGTGGGTCGACAACGCGCGCATCTTCTCCACGTGCGGCTCCAGCGCGTGCGAGGCCGACCACGCCTCGGGCGCCCTCAACAGCTTCCCGCTGAGCAACCCGCAGCCGCTCGTCGCCGAGGGCCTGCAGGCCCCCGGCGGGCAGTCGGCCTCGCAGGTCGTCACGTGCCACGACCTCACGTCCTACCCGGCCAAGGGCCTGACGGCCGGCGCCTGCCAGGGCGCGGGCCTGCTGCTCGACACCTCCGACCCGGAGAACCCGGTGCGCGTCGACGCGGTCGTCGACCCGAACTTCGCGTACTGGCACTCGGCGACGTTCAACAACGCCGGTGACAAGGTCATCTTCACCGACGAGTGGGGCGGCGGCGGCGCGGCCCGCTGCACGCCCACGTCGAACGTGTCGATCCTCGGTGGCGTCGTCGACACCCCGACCAACTGGGGCGCGAACGCGATCTTCGACATCGAGGGCACCGACGAGGCGCCGGACATGGCCCTCAAGAGCTACTACAAGATCCCGAACGTGCAGTCGGCGGCGGAGAACTGCGTCGCGCACAACGGCTCGCTCGTGCCCGTCCCCGGCCGCGACATCATGGTCCAGGCCTGGTACCAGGGCGGTACGTCGGTGTTCGACTTCACCGACAGCGCCAACCCGGTCGAGATCGCCTTCATCGACCGCGGCCCGGTCGACGCGAGCCGGCTCGTGTCCGGCGGCTACTGGTCGTCGTACTGGTACAACGGCGCGGTCTTCGGCAACGAGATCGCCCGCGGCTTCGACAGCATGGCGCTGACGGAGACCGACGCGCTCAACGCCGTCGAGCTCGCCGCGGCGGCGTCGGTGGTCGAGGACGAGACGAACGTCCAGAACCAGCAGGAGATCGTGTGGCCGGCGTCCTTCACGACGGTCCGCGCGTGGCAGTCCGCGGTCGAGCGGCAGGGCCTGCTGGACGACGAGCTGTCCGACAAGATCACCGCGACGGTGGACCGGGCCGAGCGCTTCAGCACCGGTCCGCAGGCCGCCAAGGCGAAGGCCAACAGCATCCGCGACC